A window of the bacterium genome harbors these coding sequences:
- a CDS encoding RraA family protein — MGLVGNRVRLTPARPPRDLVERFLEASPPDLADAMNKSGAMRDIAPAYLPIARCVGPALTVKIPTGSSMMILKAMELAQPGDVIVIDGRGALTASLWGGNRSLFAAQKKVAGVVIDGAMRDVAETRELNLPLFARAICPMAGTTAGPGEINYPVACGGVVVAPGDIVVADAEGIAVVPLADAEDVHRAWRKIVDRERAWRTDSASGRQVGGLDVDRLLRDAGTEVVP; from the coding sequence ATGGGGTTGGTAGGGAACCGGGTTCGTCTGACACCCGCCAGGCCGCCACGCGATCTGGTGGAGCGATTTCTTGAGGCGAGCCCTCCGGATCTCGCCGATGCGATGAACAAGAGTGGAGCGATGCGCGACATCGCACCCGCGTATCTCCCGATCGCCCGATGCGTTGGCCCTGCGCTGACCGTCAAGATCCCCACCGGCAGCTCGATGATGATTCTGAAGGCGATGGAGCTGGCGCAACCCGGAGACGTGATCGTCATCGACGGGCGCGGCGCGCTCACCGCCAGCCTGTGGGGAGGGAACCGCAGTCTGTTTGCCGCGCAGAAGAAGGTCGCCGGCGTGGTCATCGACGGCGCGATGCGGGACGTCGCCGAAACGCGCGAACTCAACCTCCCGCTCTTTGCGCGGGCGATCTGTCCGATGGCCGGCACGACCGCGGGCCCCGGCGAAATCAACTACCCTGTTGCGTGCGGCGGGGTTGTGGTCGCGCCAGGCGACATTGTGGTCGCGGACGCGGAGGGGATCGCGGTCGTGCCGCTGGCCGACGCCGAGGATGTCCACCGCGCGTGGCGCAAGATCGTGGACCGGGAACGGGCCTGGCGAACAGATTCCGCGTCCGGCCGACAGGTGGGCGGGCTCGACGTCGATCGGTTATTGCGGGACGCTGGCACCGAGGTGGTTCCCTGA
- a CDS encoding ABC transporter permease — translation MLRRLAQMVVVLFGISLLVFGLLHLVPGDPAALLLGQQATAQDIARLRHVMGLDRPVWYQFVQYVARAARGDLGTSIFLGGQRVTVLIGAHLPATAELAFAAMALAVAVGVPVGVLCAVRQYSLIDVVSMAVTQIGVSMPVFWLGMLFILLFSLQLRWLPTFGRGMPLPAAFLAMLEGNGAPLVDSLRHLAMPAMTLALSAVVLITRMVRSAMLEVLGQDYVRTARSKGLTARAVTYRHALRNAVLPVITIVGLQVGALLGGAVVTETIFAWPGLGQLLINAISQRDFPVVQGATLVIALVFSVINLAVDVAYAWLDPRIHYG, via the coding sequence GTGCTGCGACGGCTGGCCCAGATGGTCGTGGTGCTGTTTGGGATCTCGTTGCTCGTCTTCGGCCTGCTCCACCTCGTGCCCGGCGATCCGGCCGCCTTGTTGCTGGGCCAGCAGGCGACCGCCCAGGATATTGCGCGCCTCAGACACGTGATGGGCCTCGACCGCCCCGTCTGGTACCAGTTCGTGCAGTACGTGGCGCGCGCGGCGCGCGGCGACCTCGGCACGTCGATCTTCCTCGGCGGGCAGCGCGTTACGGTGTTGATCGGCGCGCATCTGCCCGCCACTGCGGAACTGGCGTTCGCGGCGATGGCCCTGGCGGTGGCGGTTGGGGTGCCGGTCGGGGTCCTGTGCGCGGTCCGGCAGTACTCCCTAATCGACGTCGTGAGCATGGCCGTGACGCAGATCGGCGTGTCGATGCCGGTGTTCTGGCTCGGCATGCTGTTCATCTTGTTGTTCTCCCTGCAACTCCGCTGGCTGCCGACGTTCGGCCGAGGGATGCCCCTCCCCGCGGCGTTCCTCGCCATGCTGGAAGGGAACGGCGCCCCGCTCGTCGACAGCCTGCGGCACTTGGCGATGCCGGCGATGACGCTGGCGCTGTCGGCGGTCGTGCTGATCACGCGCATGGTGCGCTCGGCGATGCTGGAGGTGCTTGGGCAGGACTACGTCCGCACGGCGCGGTCGAAAGGCCTGACCGCGCGGGCGGTGACCTACCGCCACGCGCTGCGCAACGCGGTGCTGCCGGTGATCACGATCGTGGGGCTGCAGGTCGGCGCGCTGCTAGGCGGCGCCGTGGTCACGGAGACGATCTTCGCGTGGCCGGGCCTGGGGCAGTTGCTGATCAACGCGATCAGCCAGCGGGATTTCCCCGTCGTCCAAGGCGCGACGCTGGTCATCGCCCTGGTGTTCTCCGTGATCAACTTGGCGGTCGACGTCGCGTACGCGTGGCTGGATCCCCGCATCCACTATGGGTAG
- a CDS encoding MFS transporter — protein MPDVVPAVVHIAGINFDEVRSRDMESPRNDATDPVIGRAEQVSGDALASPGTPAQSWTIVLALFSITAMIETIGVSQIAAFLPLDLRAMGLRAAEIPRWVGLLNAVVFVFGLPMVPLWGVLADKYSRKLVIARSAIVEAVVFGLVALSRHPWQLACSLLLVGFQLGNTGVMLATIRDVTPRDRLGTAVAVFGATSPVGFAAGPALGGLLLDHLHTSIAAVYGVSSVLSAGSAVMLAVWLREVRPPRIPTGSVLTLARGAMRGVFTDGVTRRLFALFGCALLARQMSSPFLPLVVERVGGTAGGLASNIALVIGTAALVGGAVSPVAGAFGDRVGFRTVLIGALLGAALMFAAIPLAPTVSWLAAANGAAAACGAAVAAMVFGLLAVEVPPERRSATLNLVYLPLYLAGIAGPAVGALIVALGLGPVFYAAALAAGGGAVLEAIRPLRRQVAGRS, from the coding sequence ATGCCGGACGTGGTTCCGGCCGTTGTCCACATCGCGGGGATCAATTTCGACGAGGTCCGTAGCCGGGACATGGAGAGCCCACGGAACGATGCGACCGATCCCGTGATCGGTCGCGCCGAACAGGTGTCCGGAGACGCGCTGGCGTCGCCGGGGACGCCCGCGCAGTCCTGGACGATCGTGCTCGCGCTGTTTTCGATCACCGCGATGATCGAGACGATCGGCGTGAGCCAGATCGCCGCATTCCTTCCGCTCGACTTGCGGGCGATGGGGTTGCGTGCGGCCGAGATCCCACGCTGGGTCGGCCTCCTCAACGCCGTCGTATTCGTCTTTGGTCTCCCGATGGTACCGTTGTGGGGCGTGTTGGCAGACAAGTACAGCCGGAAGCTTGTCATCGCCCGCAGCGCGATCGTCGAGGCGGTCGTGTTCGGCCTGGTCGCGCTCAGCCGCCACCCGTGGCAGCTCGCGTGCAGCTTGTTGCTCGTGGGGTTTCAGCTCGGCAACACGGGCGTGATGCTCGCCACGATCCGGGACGTCACGCCGCGCGACCGCCTGGGGACCGCCGTCGCGGTGTTCGGCGCCACCTCCCCGGTGGGGTTCGCCGCCGGGCCGGCCTTGGGAGGGCTGCTCCTCGATCATCTGCACACGTCGATCGCCGCGGTCTACGGCGTCTCCTCGGTGCTCTCGGCGGGCAGCGCCGTGATGCTCGCGGTCTGGCTGCGCGAGGTTCGTCCGCCGAGAATTCCGACCGGGTCCGTGCTGACGCTCGCGCGAGGGGCGATGCGGGGAGTGTTCACCGACGGCGTGACGCGCCGCCTGTTCGCCTTATTCGGGTGCGCGCTCCTGGCCAGGCAGATGTCGTCGCCGTTCCTGCCTCTGGTCGTCGAGCGCGTCGGCGGGACCGCGGGAGGGCTCGCCAGCAACATCGCGCTGGTGATCGGCACGGCCGCGCTTGTCGGCGGAGCGGTCTCGCCCGTCGCTGGCGCGTTCGGCGACCGCGTGGGCTTTCGGACGGTGTTGATCGGCGCGCTCCTTGGGGCCGCGTTGATGTTCGCGGCGATCCCGCTCGCGCCGACCGTCTCCTGGCTCGCCGCTGCGAACGGCGCGGCGGCGGCATGCGGTGCAGCCGTGGCGGCGATGGTGTTCGGACTGCTGGCCGTCGAGGTGCCTCCGGAACGCCGGTCCGCCACGTTGAACCTCGTCTACCTGCCGCTCTATCTCGCGGGCATCGCCGGGCCGGCTGTGGGCGCGCTCATCGTCGCGCTCGGGCTCGGCCCCGTCTTCTACGCCGCGGCGCTCGCGGCCGGGGGAGGCGCCGTCCTTGAGGCGATCCGCCCGCTGAGGCGGCAGGTGGCGGGGCGGTCATGA
- a CDS encoding long-chain-fatty-acid--CoA ligase gives MSESALGPRGPLSPLQFFRRAADVYGSRTAVVDGAARLTYREFAARCARLAEGLRTVGLRPGDRVAVLALNSHRTLECYYSVPLAGGVLVPLNTRLRVDDYRYILSHAGVRLLLVDPALADSARAISGAIEDRVVVLHDRPLDGASWPFSEQLIASASPSDLAPILDRADDVDEDAPITINYTSGTTAHPKGVILTHRIAALNALDVVIHGRVTMDDVYLHTLPMFHVNGWGGVWAITAVGATHVCVPRVEPAQIVELIDAHGVTVACAAPTVLVMLGGDASTAGWRPRQPVRWYVGGAPPPAALIRRMEEELGFEIIHVYGLTETGPWLTVCEWRREWDELPVERRAALKARQGVPQILTGRVRVVRPDLSDVDRDGVDVGEIVVRGPTVTPGYYEDAAASRTAWAGGWFHTGDLAVVHPDGYLQIVDRQKDLIVSGGENISSVEVESALYQHPAVLEVAVVAVADAYWGEVPKAVVVLRSGAHATGDDLIAFARERLARFKAPKLLEIVDALPKTATGKIQKYVLRAAARASHDTPPAARS, from the coding sequence ATGTCCGAATCCGCCTTGGGGCCGCGGGGTCCGCTGTCGCCGCTGCAGTTCTTCCGGCGGGCGGCGGACGTGTACGGAAGCCGCACCGCCGTCGTGGACGGCGCCGCGCGGCTGACCTACCGGGAGTTCGCCGCGCGCTGCGCGCGCCTAGCCGAGGGGCTCCGCACCGTGGGGTTGCGACCCGGCGACCGTGTCGCGGTGCTCGCCCTCAACAGCCACCGCACGCTGGAGTGCTACTATAGTGTGCCGCTTGCCGGCGGCGTGCTCGTTCCGCTGAACACCCGGCTCCGGGTCGACGACTATCGCTACATCCTGTCGCATGCCGGTGTGCGGCTGCTGCTCGTCGATCCCGCCCTCGCGGACAGCGCCCGTGCCATCTCCGGGGCGATCGAGGACCGCGTCGTCGTCCTCCACGATCGGCCGCTCGACGGGGCGTCGTGGCCGTTCTCGGAACAGCTGATCGCCTCGGCGTCCCCGTCGGATCTCGCTCCCATCCTCGACCGCGCGGACGACGTCGACGAGGACGCGCCAATCACGATCAACTACACGAGCGGGACGACCGCTCATCCCAAGGGCGTGATCTTGACGCACCGCATCGCGGCGCTCAACGCGCTCGACGTGGTCATTCACGGCCGGGTAACGATGGACGACGTGTACCTACACACCTTGCCGATGTTCCACGTGAACGGGTGGGGAGGCGTCTGGGCGATCACGGCGGTCGGCGCCACGCACGTGTGCGTCCCCAGGGTGGAACCGGCGCAGATCGTCGAGTTGATCGACGCCCATGGGGTGACCGTCGCCTGCGCGGCGCCGACCGTGCTCGTCATGCTGGGCGGCGACGCGAGCACCGCGGGCTGGCGGCCCCGGCAACCGGTGCGGTGGTACGTTGGCGGCGCGCCGCCTCCGGCCGCGCTGATCCGGCGGATGGAGGAAGAGCTCGGGTTCGAAATCATCCACGTTTACGGGCTCACCGAGACCGGGCCGTGGCTCACCGTATGCGAGTGGCGGCGGGAGTGGGACGAGTTGCCGGTGGAGCGCCGGGCTGCGCTCAAGGCCCGGCAGGGCGTCCCGCAGATCCTCACCGGACGCGTCCGCGTGGTGCGGCCGGACCTCAGCGACGTCGATCGGGACGGCGTCGACGTCGGGGAGATCGTGGTGCGGGGACCGACGGTGACACCCGGTTACTACGAGGACGCCGCGGCGAGTCGCACCGCGTGGGCCGGCGGGTGGTTTCACACGGGGGACCTGGCCGTCGTCCATCCCGACGGGTACCTGCAGATCGTCGACCGACAGAAGGACCTCATCGTCAGTGGCGGGGAAAACATCTCCTCGGTCGAGGTCGAAAGCGCCCTGTACCAGCACCCGGCGGTGTTGGAGGTGGCCGTCGTGGCCGTGGCCGACGCGTACTGGGGTGAGGTGCCGAAGGCGGTTGTCGTGCTGAGGTCCGGCGCGCACGCAACCGGCGACGACCTGATTGCGTTCGCGCGGGAGCGGCTGGCCCGCTTCAAGGCGCCGAAGCTGCTTGAGATCGTCGATGCGCTTCCGAAGACGGCGACCGGCAAGATCCAGAAGTACGTGCTCAGAGCCGCGGCGCGCGCGTCGCATGACACGCCTCCGGCGGCGCGGTCGTGA
- a CDS encoding SDR family oxidoreductase — MARVPELFSLQHRVAIVTGGSRGLGLEIARGLGEAGARIVIVARRTQWLDEASAELAAAGIEVRAHACDVTVPGEAERLVGAAATAFGGVDILVNNAGVSWGAPFEEMPLDRWRQVFETNVVGVFLVTRAALPAMKSRGYGKVINIASVMGLVGFAPEIVNASGYSASKGALIALTRDLAVKYGRFGIRVNALAPSFFLTRMTEGLLARGGVEIVEATPLGRLGHPDDIKGAAVFLASPASDYITGQVLSVDGGLTAT, encoded by the coding sequence ATGGCGCGCGTCCCCGAGCTGTTCTCGCTGCAGCACCGCGTCGCGATCGTGACCGGCGGGTCGCGCGGGCTCGGGCTGGAGATCGCCCGCGGGCTCGGGGAAGCCGGCGCGCGGATCGTGATCGTGGCGCGCCGGACGCAGTGGCTGGATGAGGCGTCGGCCGAGCTCGCGGCCGCTGGCATCGAGGTGCGCGCGCATGCGTGCGACGTCACGGTTCCCGGGGAGGCGGAACGGCTCGTCGGCGCCGCGGCGACGGCGTTCGGGGGTGTCGACATCCTCGTGAACAACGCCGGCGTGAGCTGGGGCGCGCCGTTCGAGGAGATGCCGCTCGACCGCTGGCGGCAGGTGTTCGAGACGAACGTCGTCGGCGTCTTTCTCGTGACGCGAGCCGCCCTTCCGGCGATGAAGTCCCGCGGGTACGGAAAAGTCATCAACATCGCGTCGGTGATGGGGCTGGTGGGCTTCGCCCCGGAGATCGTGAACGCGTCCGGGTACAGCGCGAGCAAGGGCGCGCTGATCGCGCTCACGCGCGATCTGGCCGTGAAGTACGGGCGGTTCGGCATCCGGGTGAACGCGCTCGCACCGAGTTTCTTCCTCACGCGCATGACCGAAGGGCTGCTCGCGCGCGGGGGCGTGGAGATCGTCGAGGCGACACCGTTGGGTCGGCTCGGCCACCCAGACGACATCAAGGGCGCCGCGGTCTTCCTGGCCTCGCCGGCGTCCGACTACATCACGGGGCAGGTGCTCAGCGTCGACGGAGGGCTGACGGCGACCTGA
- a CDS encoding M14 family metallopeptidase: protein MVGTRTTYTSVPVVTLANGGELRVPIHEVRGVAGDGPTLGLSACLHGDEQVSTEILYRFLEALDPRALKGRLLIVPVANGLAYEAITRHTPLDMHNLNRVFPGGGEGFLTHQLAEVLVAHFLDALDYYVDLHAGGAYGTVDYVYITNAEALSRAFGSAVLFRPPQGYGYGGSTAHYMTAKGIPCVTVELGGGAVDQSGYVRRGVAGIANVMRTIGMLAGDPTPAPRQTVLRTLVTLRPRAGGMLLPEATVLHATLAKDTVLGRIVSPYSFEELDVCRAPFERSLTVLVRPSVCRVQPGEFGYMIGDLATAE, encoded by the coding sequence ATGGTCGGCACACGAACGACGTACACATCGGTCCCGGTCGTCACGCTGGCGAACGGTGGCGAGCTCCGCGTTCCGATCCACGAGGTGCGCGGGGTGGCGGGCGACGGGCCGACGCTCGGGCTCTCGGCGTGCCTCCACGGCGACGAGCAGGTCTCCACCGAGATCTTGTACCGGTTTCTCGAGGCGCTGGACCCGCGCGCGCTGAAGGGGCGGCTCCTCATCGTGCCGGTGGCCAACGGACTGGCGTACGAAGCGATCACGCGGCATACTCCGCTCGACATGCACAACCTCAACCGGGTGTTCCCCGGCGGCGGGGAAGGGTTTCTCACCCATCAACTCGCAGAGGTGTTGGTCGCGCATTTCCTGGACGCGCTCGACTACTACGTCGACCTCCACGCCGGCGGGGCGTACGGGACCGTGGACTACGTCTACATCACGAACGCCGAGGCGCTGTCGCGCGCGTTCGGGTCCGCGGTGCTGTTCCGGCCGCCCCAGGGCTACGGGTACGGAGGCTCCACGGCGCACTACATGACAGCCAAAGGGATCCCGTGCGTGACCGTGGAGCTCGGGGGCGGAGCGGTGGACCAGTCGGGGTATGTGCGGCGCGGCGTGGCTGGCATCGCAAACGTGATGCGGACGATCGGGATGCTGGCCGGGGACCCCACGCCCGCGCCGCGTCAGACGGTGCTGCGGACGCTCGTGACGCTGCGGCCGCGCGCTGGGGGCATGCTCCTCCCCGAAGCGACGGTGCTGCACGCCACGCTCGCCAAAGACACCGTGTTGGGGCGCATCGTGAGCCCGTACTCATTCGAGGAGCTCGACGTGTGCCGCGCGCCGTTCGAGCGAAGCCTCACGGTGCTGGTCCGGCCTTCGGTCTGCCGCGTGCAGCCGGGGGAGTTTGGGTACATGATCGGCGATCTCGCCACCGCGGAGTGA
- a CDS encoding 4-hydroxyphenylacetate 3-hydroxylase N-terminal domain-containing protein: MPLRSPEQFLESLRDGRRVIYRGRPVEDVTAHPHLGRGAHHVAVDFRLAHERPADPLLVDRDEQGRPTSRYFTIPRTPDDLLRRRDLIEHVTREARSFVPLIKEIGTDALFALMIVTANMERALGTAYHERVRSCYARYRDHDTAMAVAQTDAKGDRLRRPAEQPRPDVYVRRVGENADGIIVRGAKAHTTNAVFANEILVLPTRAMTEADADYAVAFAVPANAPGITMVASPRGFGATSAFDNPLSSRYSLTESLTVFDDVFVPWERVFLCGEWQYAGAIAKTFVEFHRFTAVSYKTPLLELLLGSAALIADYHGLLGAAHVRDKLARLIMYLHTGRGLTTAAASECRTVEGIAVPHPVMTNAAKYHFARGYHDAVRDVQDLAGGLVVTGPAEEDWATPDVRALIEPYLGGRAGVGAEDRLRVTNLIRDLVASDLGGYLEVLAIHAEGSLEAQKLTVLMDYDLEPLKQAAARAAGVTAPR; the protein is encoded by the coding sequence ATGCCGCTGCGTTCCCCGGAGCAGTTTCTCGAGAGCCTGCGCGACGGCCGACGGGTCATCTATCGCGGGCGGCCGGTCGAGGACGTCACCGCGCACCCGCACCTCGGGCGCGGAGCACACCACGTGGCGGTGGACTTTCGGCTCGCGCACGAACGGCCGGCCGATCCGCTCCTCGTGGATCGGGACGAGCAGGGCCGCCCGACCAGCCGGTACTTCACGATTCCCCGCACCCCGGACGACCTCTTGCGGCGGCGGGACTTGATCGAGCATGTCACCCGGGAGGCGCGCTCGTTCGTACCGCTCATCAAGGAGATCGGGACCGACGCCCTGTTCGCCCTGATGATCGTCACCGCGAACATGGAGCGGGCGTTGGGGACGGCGTATCATGAGCGCGTACGGTCGTGCTACGCGCGCTACCGCGACCACGACACGGCGATGGCCGTTGCCCAAACCGACGCGAAGGGGGACCGCCTTCGGCGCCCGGCCGAGCAGCCGCGTCCCGACGTGTACGTGCGTCGGGTGGGCGAGAACGCGGACGGCATCATCGTCCGCGGGGCCAAGGCGCACACCACGAATGCCGTGTTCGCCAACGAGATCCTTGTCCTGCCGACCCGCGCCATGACGGAGGCGGACGCCGACTACGCCGTGGCGTTCGCCGTCCCCGCCAACGCCCCGGGGATCACGATGGTGGCGAGCCCGCGTGGGTTCGGCGCGACGAGCGCGTTCGACAATCCGCTCAGCAGCCGGTACAGCCTGACGGAATCGCTCACGGTGTTCGACGACGTGTTCGTCCCCTGGGAGCGAGTGTTCCTGTGCGGGGAGTGGCAGTACGCCGGCGCGATCGCGAAGACGTTCGTCGAGTTTCACCGGTTTACCGCGGTGTCGTACAAGACGCCGCTGCTGGAGCTCCTGCTCGGATCCGCCGCGCTCATCGCGGACTACCACGGGCTGCTCGGCGCCGCCCACGTCCGGGACAAGCTCGCCCGGCTGATCATGTATCTTCACACGGGGCGCGGCCTGACCACCGCGGCGGCGTCCGAGTGCCGGACGGTGGAGGGCATCGCGGTCCCGCACCCGGTCATGACGAACGCGGCCAAGTATCATTTCGCGCGCGGCTATCACGACGCCGTGCGCGACGTGCAGGATCTGGCGGGCGGTCTCGTGGTGACGGGGCCCGCGGAAGAGGACTGGGCGACGCCCGACGTCCGCGCGCTCATCGAGCCGTACCTCGGCGGCCGGGCCGGCGTGGGCGCGGAGGACCGTCTTCGCGTGACGAACCTGATCCGTGACCTGGTCGCGTCCGATCTGGGCGGCTACCTGGAGGTGCTCGCGATCCATGCGGAAGGGTCGCTCGAGGCCCAGAAGCTGACGGTGTTGATGGACTACGACCTCGAACCGCTCAAGCAGGCCGCGGCCCGCGCGGCTGGCGTGACGGCCCCGCGCTGA
- a CDS encoding ABC transporter substrate-binding protein, with product MRTRSTWLGWVLVGCLAGLLVGGPVGVGRAQAPGSAGMVRIGLDVDAGTGDPRFALDSSAYRLGELVYDGLVYLNNRQAPEPSLASSWDTPTPTTWVFHLRRGVTFHDGQPFTADDVVYTFETILDPSSKAPYRSLYTPITKVEKVDAYTVRMTTSAPYAPLLSYLNIGIVPKHIGEKNDGSLASHPVGTGPFRFVSWDRGSKITLEANARYWGGAPKVRGLVINIVPDNSARAAAVEAGDLDFIHSPLSPQDVARLRKSSNLIVTKMTGLGITYLNINTSVWPLSDVKVRQALAYLTDRQAIAADIYQGMDQAATSLLTPGLWAYTGSVRQPEYNPAKARALLQEDGFTLQGGVYEKDGKPLAIELWTHSEDPNRVQAVEFLQNAWQKYGFRVKVSTNEWPTFSSAVYASKHQVALLGWLNIVDPDRLMFNQFTSNGGQNWEKYSNPTVDALLQRGRTTLDRAARAKIYQQAAQILANDQPYDVLLYQGYVVVQSAQLHGFVPNPSGNLKTLDAVTLGGR from the coding sequence GTGCGGACGCGGAGTACGTGGCTGGGTTGGGTGCTGGTTGGGTGTTTGGCCGGGCTGCTCGTGGGTGGGCCCGTCGGTGTCGGGCGCGCGCAGGCGCCGGGATCCGCCGGGATGGTCCGAATCGGGTTGGACGTTGACGCGGGCACCGGCGACCCACGGTTCGCCTTGGACAGTTCGGCGTACCGGCTGGGCGAGCTCGTCTACGACGGCCTGGTCTATCTGAACAACCGCCAGGCGCCGGAGCCCTCGCTCGCCTCCAGCTGGGACACCCCGACGCCGACGACCTGGGTGTTTCACCTGCGGCGCGGGGTGACGTTTCACGACGGCCAGCCGTTCACCGCGGACGACGTCGTCTACACGTTTGAGACCATCCTCGACCCCAGCTCCAAAGCACCGTACCGGAGCCTGTACACGCCGATCACCAAGGTCGAGAAGGTGGACGCGTACACCGTGCGGATGACGACCAGCGCACCGTACGCGCCGCTCCTATCCTACCTCAACATCGGCATCGTGCCGAAGCATATCGGCGAGAAGAACGACGGATCGCTGGCGTCGCACCCTGTCGGCACGGGACCGTTCCGGTTCGTCTCGTGGGATCGCGGATCCAAGATCACCCTCGAGGCCAACGCGCGCTACTGGGGCGGCGCACCGAAGGTGCGGGGCCTGGTGATCAACATCGTGCCGGACAACTCCGCGCGCGCGGCGGCGGTGGAGGCCGGCGACCTGGACTTCATTCACTCGCCGCTATCGCCACAGGACGTCGCGCGTCTCCGGAAATCGAGCAACCTGATTGTGACGAAGATGACGGGGCTCGGTATCACCTATCTCAACATCAACACGTCCGTGTGGCCGCTCAGCGACGTGAAGGTGCGCCAGGCGCTGGCCTACCTCACGGACCGCCAGGCGATCGCGGCGGACATCTATCAAGGGATGGACCAGGCCGCGACGTCGCTGCTGACGCCGGGGCTGTGGGCGTACACGGGCAGCGTGCGCCAGCCCGAGTACAATCCGGCCAAGGCGCGCGCGCTCCTCCAGGAGGACGGGTTCACCCTGCAGGGCGGCGTGTACGAGAAGGACGGGAAGCCGTTGGCGATCGAGCTGTGGACCCACAGCGAGGACCCGAACCGTGTGCAGGCTGTGGAGTTCCTCCAGAACGCCTGGCAGAAGTACGGCTTCCGCGTGAAGGTGTCCACCAACGAGTGGCCGACATTCTCCAGCGCCGTCTACGCCTCCAAGCACCAGGTGGCGCTGCTGGGGTGGCTGAACATCGTCGATCCCGACCGGTTGATGTTCAACCAGTTCACCTCGAACGGCGGGCAGAATTGGGAGAAGTACTCGAACCCCACCGTGGACGCGCTGCTCCAGCGCGGCCGTACTACCCTCGATCGCGCGGCCCGCGCCAAGATCTATCAGCAGGCGGCGCAGATTCTCGCGAACGATCAGCCCTACGACGTGTTGCTCTACCAGGGGTACGTGGTGGTGCAGAGCGCGCAACTCCACGGATTCGTGCCCAATCCGAGCGGCAACCTCAAGACGCTGGACGCCGTCACCCTCGGTGGCCGATAG
- the nikC gene encoding nickel transporter permease: MGSEARRPFAARVVRSRAALVGGGLAVLIGLIAVFAPWVTPYDPFQMAMAQRLEPPSIPHPLGTDMFGRDLWARMALGARYSLVVAFLGVAIASVIGVSVGLLAGYYGGWVDTIVSRVVDVFLAFPVILLALALIAALGPSPINAMIAIGLVYWTTYARVVRVSVLAVRHEEYVLAAHAVGVPDARILIRHLLPNVLAPVIVLATLGMGGAIVIESTLSFLGLGVQPPAPSWGWSLALGMRYMRQAPHLAVVPGVAIMLTVLAFNLLGDGVRDLTDARGRTR, from the coding sequence ATGGGTAGCGAGGCACGGCGGCCATTTGCCGCACGCGTCGTGCGGAGCCGAGCGGCCCTGGTGGGCGGCGGGCTGGCGGTCCTGATCGGCCTGATCGCGGTGTTCGCCCCGTGGGTGACGCCGTACGACCCGTTCCAGATGGCGATGGCGCAACGGCTAGAACCTCCCAGCATCCCGCACCCGCTCGGCACGGACATGTTCGGGCGCGACCTGTGGGCGCGCATGGCGCTCGGCGCGCGCTACTCTCTGGTCGTGGCGTTCCTGGGCGTGGCGATCGCGTCGGTGATCGGCGTGTCCGTGGGGCTGCTCGCGGGCTATTATGGGGGATGGGTGGATACCATCGTCAGCCGGGTCGTCGACGTCTTTCTTGCATTCCCCGTCATCCTGCTCGCGCTTGCGCTGATCGCCGCCCTCGGACCCAGCCCCATCAACGCGATGATCGCGATCGGCCTGGTGTACTGGACGACGTACGCGCGGGTGGTGCGTGTGTCGGTGCTGGCGGTGCGCCACGAAGAGTATGTGCTGGCGGCGCACGCCGTGGGGGTGCCGGACGCGCGGATCCTGATCCGACACCTGCTTCCGAACGTGCTCGCGCCGGTGATCGTGCTCGCGACCCTCGGGATGGGAGGGGCGATCGTGATCGAGTCCACGCTGAGCTTTCTCGGGCTCGGCGTCCAGCCGCCCGCGCCGTCGTGGGGATGGTCGCTCGCGCTCGGAATGCGATACATGCGGCAGGCGCCGCACCTGGCGGTGGTCCCCGGCGTCGCCATCATGCTCACGGTGCTCGCCTTCAACCTGCTGGGCGACGGGGTCCGAGATCTCACGGACGCGAGGGGACGGACCCGCTGA